The Ailuropoda melanoleuca isolate Jingjing chromosome 9, ASM200744v2, whole genome shotgun sequence genome includes a region encoding these proteins:
- the CA1 gene encoding carbonic anhydrase 1, whose protein sequence is MTSSNWGYDDKSGPEQWSKMYPIANGKNQSPIDIKTSETKHDTSLKPISISYDPATAKEIINVGHSFHVNYEDTDNRSVLKGGPLSESYRLYQFHFHWGSTNDYGSEHTVDGVKYSGEFHLVHWNSAKYSSFAEAISQADGLAIIGVLMKVDQANPRLQKVLDALNAVKTKNKRAPFTNFDPSTLLPSSLDYWTYSGSLTHPPLHESVTWIICKEKIGISPEQLAQFRSLLSTVEGDKAVPMQRNNRPPQPLNDRIVRASF, encoded by the exons ATGACGAGCTCCAACTGGGGATATGATGACAAAAGCG GTCCTGAACAATGGAGCAAAATGTATCCCATCGCAAATGGAAAAAACCAGTCTCCCATTGATATTAAAACCAGTGAAACAAAACATGACACCTCTCTTAAACCTATCAGTATCTCCTACGATCCAGCCACAGCCAAAGAAATTATCAACGTGGGGCATTCTTTCCACGTAAACTACGAGGACACTGATAACCGATCAG tgCTGAAAGGTGGTCCTCTTTCTGAAAGCTATAGGCTCTATCAGTTCCATTTTCACTGGGGTAGCACAAATGACTATGGTTCTGAACACACAGTGGATGGAGTCAAATATTCTGGTGAG TTTCACCTAGTTCACTGGAATTCTGCAAAGTACTCCAGCTTTGCTGAAGCTATCTCACAGGCCGATGGTTTGGCAATTATCGGTGTTTTGATGAAG gTTGATCAGGCCAACCCAAGACTGCAGAAGGTACTTGATGCCCTAAACGCAGTTAAAACCAAG aacaaACGAGCCCCATTCACAAATTTTGACCCCTCTACTCTCCTTCCTTCATCCCTGGATTACTGGACCTACTCTGGCTCTCTAACTCATCCTCCCCTTCATGAGAGTGTAACCTGGATCATCTGTAAGGAAAAAATTGGTATCAGCCCAGAACAG CTGGCACAGTTCCGAAGCCTTCTATCGACTGTTGAAGGTGACAAGGCTGTCCCCATGCAGCGCAACAACCGACCACCCCAGCCTCTGAATGACAGAATAGTGAGAGCTTCATTCTGA